Proteins from one Nerophis lumbriciformis linkage group LG08, RoL_Nlum_v2.1, whole genome shotgun sequence genomic window:
- the LOC133611581 gene encoding tubulin beta-4B chain-like, with amino-acid sequence MREIVHIQAGQCGNQIGAKFWEVISDEHGIDPTGTYHGDSDLQLDRINVYYNEATGGKYVPRAVLVDLEPGTMDSVRSGAFGQIFRPDNFVFGQSGAGNNWAKGHYTEGAEVVDSVLDVVRKESENCDCLQGYQLTHALGGGTGSGMGTLLISKIREEYPDRIMNTFSVVPSPKVSDTVVEPYNATLSIHQLVENTDETYCIDNEALYDICFRTLKLTTPTYGDLNHLVSSTMSGVTTCLRFPGQLNADLRKLAVNMVPFPRLHFFMPGFAPLTSRGSQQYRALTVPELTQQAFDAKNMMAACDPRQGRYLTVATMFRGRMSMKEVDEQMLNVQNKNSSYFVEWIPNNVKTAVCDIPPRGLKMSVTFIGNTTAIQEMFKRISEQFTAMLRRKAFLHWYTGEGMDEMEFTEAESNMNDLVSEYQQYQDATAEDEGEGEEEPEED; translated from the exons ATGAGGGAAATCGTGCACATCCAAGCCGGCCAGTGTGGTAACCAGATCGGTGCCAAG TTCTGGGAAGTAATTAGTGACGAGCATGGCATTGACCCCACTGGGACGTATCACGGAGACAGTGACCTGCAGCTGGACAGGATCAACGTTTACTACAATGAAGCCACAG GTGGTAAATATGTGCCCCGCGCTGTTCTTGTGGACTTGGAACCAGGCACCATGGACTCAGTGAGGTCCGGAGCCTTCGGGCAGATATTTCGACCTGACAATTTTGTGTTTG GTCAGAGCGGTGCTGGTAACAACTGGGCCAAAGGTCATTACACAGAGGGAGCTGAGGTGGTGGACTCGGTCCTGGATGTTGTGCGCAAAGAGTCGGAAAACTGCGACTGCCTGCAAGGTTACCAGCTCACACATGCTCTCGGCGGTGGAACAGGATCTGGCATGGGAACCTTGCTCATCAGCAAGATCCGTGAGGAATACCCCGATAGGATCATGAATACGTTCAGCGTGGTGCCTTCCCCCAAG GTGTCCGACACGGTGGTGGAGCCGTACAACGCCACGCTGTCCATCCACCAGCTGGTTGAGAACACGGATGAAACCTACTGCATCGACAACGAGGCTCTCTACGACATCTGTTTCCGCACGCTCAAGTTGACCACGCCCACTTACGGCGACCTGAACCACCTGGTGTCCTCCACCATGAGCGGAGTCACCACTTGCCTGCGCTTCCCGGGTCAGCTCAACGCCGACCTGCGTAAACTGGCCGTCAACATGGTGCCCTTCCCTCGTTTGCACTTTTTCATGCCGGGCTTTGCCCCCCTGACCAGCAGGGGGAGCCAGCAGTACCGAGCCTTAACCGTTCCCGAACTTACCCAGCAAGCGTTCGACGCCAAGAACATGATGGCGGCGTGCGACCCGCGTCAAGGCCGCTACCTCACCGTGGCCACCATGTTCCGGGGGCGCATGTCCATGAAGGAGGTGGACGAGCAGATGCTCAACGTGCAGAACAAGAACAGCAGCTACTTCGTCGAGTGGATCCCCAACAACGTCAAGACCGCCGTCTGCGACATTCCGCCCCGCGGCCTCAAGATGTCCGTCACCTTCATCGGCAACACCACGGCCATCCAGGAGATGTTCAAGCGTATCTCCGAGCAGTTCACGGCCATGCTGCGGCGGAAGGCCTTCCTGCACTGGTACACGGGCGAAGGCATGGACGAGATGGAGTTCACCGAAGCTGAAAGTAACATGAATGACCTGGTGTCCGAGTACCAGCAGTACCAGGACGCCACCGCGGAGGATGAAGGGGAAGGCGAGGAGGAGCCTGAAGAAGATTAA